In Pyrus communis chromosome 8, drPyrComm1.1, whole genome shotgun sequence, one genomic interval encodes:
- the LOC137742453 gene encoding DDRGK domain-containing protein 1-like, whose translation MEEMLAIFLSMLLVLGLIPLYLWKRRQDSRPPHEHEEEPQVAQREAVVRAPGGRRMRRRPASGASTSSAAAPAVEETIDGSDEEDVEGEYEDKASKKREKKRQEREAQRQAEQAARESRVTKQDCYAEMRRRKDEEREAQERQLEEEAKAQKAREEEAAALEFEKWKGEFSIDAEGTTENEVQDGRQDLLSDFVEYIKKHKCIPLEDLAAEFKLRTQECINRITNLESMGRLSGVMDDRGKYIYISQEEMQAVADYIKRQGRVSISHLASKSNQFIDLEPKAQFVEETGTGAEITVA comes from the exons ATGGAGGAAATGTTGGCAATTTTTCTTTCCATGCTTCTTGTTTTGGGATTAATTCCACTATATCTATGGAAACGCCGCCAAGATTCTCGACCGCCGCATGAACACGAAGAAGAACCTCAG GTTGCTCAGAGGGAGGCGGTAGTGCGTGCGCCTGGCGGTCGCCGGATGCGTAGGAGGCCGGCTTCTGGAGCAAGCACATCATCAGCTGCTGCACCAGCTGTAGAAG AAACCATTGATGGAAGTGACGAGGAAGATGTTGAGGGTGAGTATGAAGACAAAGCATCCAAGAAGAGGGAAAAGAAGCGTCAAGAGCGGGAAGCACAACGACAA GCTGAACAAGCTGCACGTGAATCAAGGGTAACAAAACAAGACTGCTATGCTGAAATGCGGAGGAGGAAAGATGAGGAGCGTGAGGCACAGGAGCGTCAGCTG GAGGAAGAAGCCAAAGCTCAAAAGGCTAGGGAGGAGGAAGCTGCTGCTTTAGAGTTTGAAAAGTGGAAAGGTGAGTTTTCAATAGACGCTGAAGGTACCACAGAAAATGAAGTGCAGGATGGACGTCAGGATTTGCTGTCTGATTTTGTCGAATACATAAAG AAACATAAATGCATTCCCTTGGAAGATCTTGCTGCTGAATTTAAGTTAAGGACTCAG GAATGCATCAATCGAATTACCAATCTGGAGAGTATGG GGCGACTTTCGGGAGTCATGGATGACAGAGGGAAGTACATATACATCTCCCAAGAAGAGATGCAAGCTGTGGCAGACTACATTAAGCGTCAAGGAAGGGTAAGCATTTCGCATCTCGCTAGCAAGTCCAACCAGTTCATAGACTTGGAGCCCAAAGCGCAGTTTGTTGAAGAAACCGGTACTGGGGCGGAGATAACTGTTGCGTGA